One Plasmodium vinckei vinckei genome assembly, chromosome: PVVCY_09 genomic region harbors:
- a CDS encoding tyrosine kinase-like protein, putative — translation MNNKYYPINDTNVEKGVINVFKKKLEQKKQEYLRFNLPKGYQNKKIENVNNGTKNVTMVSHDNNKIGNINCNSNNKKMIYIETCDTHDKYVLNIDDEENKLNNIDLHTEYKSDSPYRKSITHIEESCDEQIHIPLQILSNRYDYNDIVQATNNFSEENKIAKGGNGIVYRGILKSCINVAIKVLKKNENNGFENELIIMSRYRHNNILSLLGYAMNTNYFYLIYEYINLGDLRTLLFNHYYFYNSKNKENGDFNNFSNMKLNNHTNLNHSRPSNLYMQQNSSETKPPLFLSFSTRVNILVQVINVLCYLHTSSPIVYHRDLKSANILIDEKLNAKLGDFGLSFIYINNNNIFSLTGGTPGYADPYYISTHEINEQTEIYSFGALILEMLVSKSPAIHVGKNYSCIYTQNDKCPIHCYRDKNDNDDNVFDYLINHINTNDYKSIYSILDYSVNFPEFLVEKLTKLSFFCLNPNIKSRPSSKLVNLILLEIQKECDFFVKKQEFYMKKIHNVNMYFDEYERESYNNSIINDWDEKESEKKQQQKKNTHPIDTTIYKNENRQSLDYQRKIKNYNNYIKQIKEINYNSINQLFHNFVNSLFGNSRIYNLNKNMYKLFFSENIQKIKDIQKNTIKYNDIDGTTISNNLSSYNYLYFKYNTVSNLTNIRDAYFDKLYGDMFNKNYIFNSFSFNLMNCYFLKFVNDSLRHNILNDSNNSLMIKNEFNKNSVAKIGRSYVSGNLRNHNKQDGNFYNLNFLDNYEGKDKQYANNNICLKKKIEKTNTPMKTHSNDIANIKGEINIAKNKYNNNVFNRFITQNQNYIFKTPPKNNENLYIHHNNAHEDMTPNILFNLSPAKNETNSGISSCDHNYQRRNIIFSRKCSDSSIIKNFRPCIDGCINDGHINKTPIINKYEINYEDRNKFIYPDNKSNNPNLFFNNNLDLVEKGIKKERHDSDNASNIVSNIGCSNNYEHSAYLYNIRQSQDERNTPKKIVSNKWSLKRNCRDNTPKMVFNIQGNNENLKDACISNKKKIMRIDLSSNDEKITITNKYNTPIKKEENHITKYTNLIKFGNENNGYNSYNYNPERENFFSSKNHSIFKKESGNGLPEKTPSPLMMDIRHNNIVYVSNYLNYINFEKNQYTFDSNIFSWFNGHIFEMVIDENKIISDVTFLDILYEFNVFDFKKFDIPIYEDENRYFLRGKWATPDNNLENNLTSVNLQKNFFFEIAVHHDNPKNAHTIFLLNSNQSKECINNEPGVVKKKVWISDFIGRRNDFVEKILKKSISNILYECISRKHCLFILEVQMKTLNKPTCYDNKVTGNFSYYYFEYNIKVVCNSENCIFSNNYILYKNNTYSYSLPNNILSLLVFSEDKVMKKMCHYKNSLTTTQRIHFPLYPFFVNINFYDEK, via the exons ATgaacaataaatattatccCATAAATGACACTAATGTTGAAAAGGGGgtaataaatgtatttaaaaaaaaacttgaacaaaaaaaacaagaaTATTTGAGATTTAATTTACCAAAAGGTTatcaaaacaaaaagattgaaaatgtaaacaatggaacaaaaaatgttacCATGGTTAGccatgataataataaaattggcaatataaattgtaacagtaataataaaaaaatgatatatatagaaacaTGTGATACACAcgataaatatgtattaaatatcgacgatgaagaaaataaattaaataacaTAGATTTACACACAGAATATAAATCTGATAGTCCTTACAGAAAAAGTATAACTCATATTGAAGAAAGTTGTGATGAACAAATTCATATACCTTTACAAATATTGTCAAATAGATATgattataatgatatagTTCAAGCaactaataatttttctgaagaaaataaaatagctaAAGGAGGAAATGGAATAGTATATAGAGGAATATTAAAAAGCTGCATTAATGTAGCTATtaaagttttaaaaaaaaatgaaaataatggatTTGAAAATGAACTAATAATTATGAGCAGATATAGACataacaatattttatcattactAGGTTATGCTATgaatacaaattatttttatttaatttatgaatatataaacttaGGAGATTTAAGAACACTTTTATttaatcattattatttttataattcaaaaaataaagaaaatggtgattttaataatttctcaaatatgaaattaaataatcataCAAATCTTAATCATTCAAGACCatctaatttatatatgcaacaAAATTCATCTGAAACTAAGCCAccactttttttatcttttagtACTagagtaaatatattagttCAAGTTATAAATGTACTTTGCTATTTACACACCTCCTCTCCAATAGTATATCATAGAGACTTAAAATCAGCCAACATTTTGATTGACGAAAAACTTAATGCCAAGTTAGGAGATTTTGGTCTctcttttatttacataaacAACAATAACATTTTCAGCTTAACTGGTG GCACACCTGGATATGCTGAtccatattatatatcaacacatgaaataaatgaacaaaCAGAAATATATTCCTTTGGGGCATTAATATTAGAAATGCTAGTGTCTAAATCGCCAGCTATACATGTAGGGAAAAATTATAGCTGTATTTATACTCAAAACGATAAATGCCCAATACATTGTTATAgagataaaaatgataatgacGATAACGTATTTGACTATTTAAttaatcatataaatacaaatgatTATAAATCTATTTATTCAATTTTAGATTATAGTGTTAATTTCCCAGAATTTTTAgttgaaaaattaacaaaactATCTTTTTTCTGTTTAAAtccaaatataaaaagtagACCTTCATCAAAATTagtaaatttaatattattagaaatacaaaaagaatgtgatttttttgtaaaaaaacaagaattttatatgaaaaaaattcataatgtaaatatgtattttgaTGAATATGAAAGAGAATCATATAATAACTCAATTATTAATGATTGGGATGAAAAAGAgtcagaaaaaaaacaacaacaaaaaaaaaatacacatcCTATTGATACCacaatatacaaaaatgaaaatagaCAAAGCTTAGATTatcaaagaaaaattaaaaattataataattatattaaacaaattaaagaaataaattataatagtataaatcaactttttcataattttgttaattcattatttggaAATAGTcgaatttataatttaaataaaaatatgtacaaattatttttttctgaaaatattcaaaaaattaaagacatacaaaaaaatactattaaatataatgacaTAGATGGTACAACTATATCTAATAACTTAAGctcatataattatttatactttaaatataatactgTTAGTAatttaacaaatataagGGATGCATATTTTGATAAGTTATATGGCGACatgtttaataaaaattatatttttaattcattttcatttaatttaatgaaTTGCTATTTTCTTAAATTTGTTAATGATAGTCTAagacataatattttaaatgacTCAAATAATAGcttaatgataaaaaatgaatttaataaaaattctgTTGCAAAAATCGGAAGAAGTTATGTTAGTGGAAATTTACGTAATCATAATAAACAAGAtggaaatttttataaccttaattttttagacAATTATGAAGGAAAAGATAAGCAATATGCAAACAATAACATATgcttgaaaaaaaaaatcgaaaaaacaaatacacCCATGAAAACTCATAGTAATGATATTGCAAACATAAAGGGAGAAATTAATAtagcaaaaaataaatataacaataacGTGTTTAATCGTTTTATAACACAAAATCaaaactatatttttaaaacacccccaaaaaataatgaaaatttatatatacatcaTAATAATGCTCATGAAGATATGACAcctaatatattattcaatTTATCTCCtgcaaaaaatgaaacaaataGTGGTATCTCAAGTTGTGATCATAATTATCAAAGacgaaatattattttttcgagAAAATGTAGTGATTCttcaattataaaaaatttccGTCCATGTATTGATGGTTGTATCAATGATggacatataaataaaacaccaattattaataaatatgaaataaactATGAAGATAGAAATAAGTTTATATATCCtgataataaaagtaataatccaaacttattttttaataataatttagatCTTGTGGAAAAgggaattaaaaaagaaagacaTGACAGTGATAATGCTAGCAATATCGTCAGTAACATTGGATGtagtaataattatgaacatTCAGCatacttatataatattcgTCAAAGCCAGGACGAAAGAAATacaccaaaaaaaatagtctCAAATAAATGGTCATTGAAAAGAAATTGCAGGGATAATACCCCTAAAATGgtttttaatatacaaggaaataatgaaaacCTAAAAGATGCATGTATAagtaataagaaaaaaataatgagaaTAGATTTATCCTctaatgatgaaaaaataacaataacaaacaaatataatacacCAATAAAGAAAGAAGAAAATCacattacaaaatatactaatcttataaaatttggaaatgaaaataatggatataatagttataattataatccAGAAAGAGAAAACTTTTTCTCTTCAAAGAATCatagtatttttaaaaaagaaagtgGTAATGGTTTACCTGAAAAAACACCATCACCATTAATGATGGATATAagacataataatattgtatatgtatcaaattatttaaattatattaattttgaaaaaaatcaatataCATTTGATTCTAACATATTTTCATGGTTTAATGGTCATATATTTGAGATGGTaattgatgaaaataaaataatttccgATGTAACTTTTTTAGATATTTTATACGAATTTAATGTTTttgattttaaaaaatttgatataCCTATATATGAAGATGAAAatagatattttttaagagGCAAATGGGCTACCCctgataataatttagaaaataatttaacttccgttaatttacaaaaaaactttttttttgaaatagcAGTACATCATGATAATCCAAAAAATGCACacactatatttttattaaattctaATCAATCAAAagaatgtataaataatgaaccAGGagttgttaaaaaaaaagtatggATTTCAGATTTTATAGGTAGAAGAAATGATTTTGTTGAAAAAATTCTTAAAAAATctatttcaaatattttatatgaatgTATAAGTAGAAAACATTGTCTTTTCATATTAGAAGTACAAATGAAAACTTTAAATAAACCAACATGTTATGATAATAAAGTTACAGGAAATTTctcttattattattttgaatataatataaaagttGTGTGTAATAGtgaaaattgtatattctcaaacaattatatactttataaaaataatacatattctTATAGCTTAcctaataatatattatcattactTGTATTTTCGGAAGACAAagttatgaaaaaaatgtgtcaCTACAAAAATTCGTTAACCACAACACAAAGGATCCATTTCCCTTTGtatccattttttgtaaatattaatttttacgatgaaaaataa